In the Silvanigrella aquatica genome, TCAGTGCTCTCAGACCATTGGTAGCCAAATTGCAGCCATTTGAGGGGAGCGTAGGTCATGCTTGCTGTTTGCTGTGTCTTTTTAATGAAGCTATTGGAAACAGAATTTGTGGGGTCAATAACAAACTGTTCATTATAGGAGTAATTTAATCCAAGCCCATAAGGAAGAGTGGCATTAACATTACCGCCAAATGTGTTTATACGGTGATAATATTGACTATATGAAGTGTTTAAATTGACTTGAAAAGGAAGGATAGGATTTAGATTTACAACTGCTGTAGCTACAATGTCTGTGTAACTTTGTGGGGGAACGGGTGAGAAAGTGGTTCCGGCATTGGCATTGATCTCGTCGGCGGTTTTATTCGCCAATAAATTATATCCAGTCGAAACCGTTATTGACAAAGGGGTCATTTGCCATGCGATTTTTTTTGTAAAATAGTTTCCTTTAGGCCAGATATAATTTTGTTTAAATTCAGAGTCAGAAATTTTTTGTGCGTAATTATTAAGCTCTTTTTTTGCCCAGAGATCAAATATCTCATTTGCTTCTGCGTCAGAAGAAAATTGAAAAATTCCTTTGGAATCTGGGGAAATATTTAAATCATTTTCTTTAACAAGCTCATTAAAAAAACTTAAATTCGCTACACCTGGATCTTGGTTTAAAGGTAAATGAGTAATCGGTTCTTTTGATTCTACCCATTCTTCTTTTTTTATTGTCCAAGAAGTTGTTGCTCCTAAAGTTACTGTAGCCGTACTCACGACATTGTCTTGTGCATACCATAATTGATAAGTATTAGGTAAATTAACACTTCTTTGCACTTCAGGGATGTAATTAATATCTAAAAAAGGAGTGAAGTTCTGAGTTATATTTTGAATGCCCGAGTTTTCATTAGAATTTAGATTTAATTTTGCATATATTGGAAGATCAAGATGTCCTTTATATTGTAAATAACCTATGTAAGGTTGTATTTTGCTATAAGGGGCAGAATCTGGAAAATAATACTGAGTACCCGATGCAGTTGTAGAAATATCAGCGTTTATATAGTCATTAACTGGTAATGGTAATGAAATTGTTGACGCCGTAAAAGCTCTGTTACCTTGTGCGTAGGGATCTTTTACATTTTTAGGCCCATTAGGAACATAACTTCCTGTTTGAGAAGTAGACGGTGCTTGAGGAGAAAATACATTTTGAGAAATGGGAATAAAGTTGTGTCCATTGGAACGGTAAATATTTTCAAAAGAAGAATTATTACTAAACACAAAGGGCGTATTGAAATAGCGATCAGGTAATAAAGTAAACTCTAAAAGAGGCATTCGAATTGGCGTAGATGAAAGATTCATTGCAAATAAATCCTTCATTCCCTGTCCTCTGACAGAGAGAACAATATTATCTCCGTAGTATTCGCCATTCACTTCTTGATTTAAAAATCTTCTCGATGCAGAGGATGTATCACCATATACTGTTGCTGTTGGGTTTATATTTGAATTATTTGCAGAATAATCCGAAAGGTAAGTATTATCACTCACGAGTTGCGCATTGATTTTTAAAGAAAATCTTTCTAATAATGGCAAGTTAATCGAGTTTCCAGAATACCATCGGCTACTTAAATTGCTGCCTCTAAATCCGTTATACATTGAAATTGTTGCAGGATCAGTTGTGTTTGCGATGGCTTGCTCAACAAGAGTGCTGTTGGTTGCCCAGTTATTTTGATAAGTTTTATCTTTAATATATTTTACTTCAGTTTTTAATTGACTGTCTTTTTCTAATTGCAGTCTAAATTCTCCAGAAAATTGAGAACCTCTTTGAGTAAAATATTCATAAGTAACAGTGCTGTCAGCACTGTTACCAAGAACAATAAAAAAAGGCACCGTTGTTGCAGAACCCGCGTTATTACTTACGTATGAACTTGGAATTAAAAAACCAGTTTCTCTTTTAGTTTTAATTGGAAATTTAAGCCAAGGAGAATATATTATGGGGATTGAAAAAAAATCGACAGTGACGTCTCGCATGGTAATATAATTATCAACTTCAATATGGGCTTTTTCAGAACTAAATTCATAAATAGGAGGTTCATTTAAGGAACTACAATTGCAAGGAGTTACAATGGCATTATTTAATATTAATGTATTTGAATCCTTTTGCAAAATTTCTGATGCGGCAATTTTAACATAGCCTTTAATTGCCGAAAAATTTGCAATTTGATTTACAATTTGAGGATTTTCTTTATTAAATTTCTCAACTGCTTGGCGTCTTTCTAAAAGTTTATCACGTTCTTTTTCAGGAAGAGCTGCTAGGATAGCATTGGGCTGATATTGTGTTCTTGCAAGTCGTGCAAGAAGTCGGCTGTATTTTTTTGCAAGATCACTTAATTTAGAATTTAATTCAGTGTCTTTTGATTTTTTAATATTTTTTAAATTTTGAATTTGAGAATATTCTTCTCTTATGTATTTTAGTTGATTTTCAATTTCTTGAGTTCTGTTCTCTTTTGCTTTTTCAAATGCGACTTCTGCCATAGAAAGGCCCAGAGTTTCTTCTGATACGGCGTCATCTGTTACATTAGGGTTGGAAAATATTTGCGCATCGTCCATGCGTAACTGTTTTGTGTTGATATCATAAAGGACTCGTGCAGCTACTGCTTTTTGCTTTTTATTAATTAAATTAACATTACCTTCAGCTGTGATTAAACCAATACTTTTTTGAATAATAATTTTATTAGCTGAAAGATAAATATTTCCGAGCAATATTACGGCATCACCATCTAAAATAAAAGATTGTGAGTTTTTATTTATCATTAAATTATTGGCATCATAATAAACCAAATTTGGAATTTGGCTACTCGAAAAAATATTTTGAGCAAAAATATTTTTATGATGAAAAAGAGGATGAATTAAACAAAGCGATGATAGACATGTTAAAAGATATTTAATTGAAGACTTTTTTTTCTTCACTCCATTCCCCGATGAAATTCCAAACCAAACCTATCCATAGCCATTCCAATGAATGCAATTGAACCCGTAATAACAAGGGGTAAATCAGGGAATTGATTCATCGCTGTTTCAAGGGCTAGTTCATAATTCGGAATTGTAAAACAGGATAGGTTTTGATAATTTGAAATTAATTCTTCTTTATTATTATTTTCATTTATATAACTTAAAAATTCACTTGCAATTTGTGCGCGATTTGATGGAACTTCGGTGAATATAATTGAGGACGCTATTTTGGGAAGTAAATTTAATGTTGATTTCCAATCTTTATCATTTAAACTCGCAAAAATAAGGACGCATTTTTTATTTGAAAATATTGATTTTTCATATTCATTTAAAAAATACTTAAACCCGTCAGGGTTATGTGAGGCATCAAATATCACACTTCTGTTGTGAATCATTCTAATGTCAAATCGACCAGGCCATTCTGTATTTAATATTGCTTGTTCCAGAGAAATTTCATTTAATGGAATGAGCTTTTGAAATTGATTTTTAAACTCTTCTTTTATTTGTTCCACAGCACAAAGAGCAGTCCTTAAATTTATCAGATTGAGTTTTGCAAAGTGATAGCTTATATTATTATCGACACGTGCTATTTTTTGTAAAAGATTTTCATATAAGTTAGGTTGTTTATCCTTAGCATGGCATACTATCGCACCCGTTATTGCTGTGGTTTCTTTTACGCCCATTAAAGCCTCTTTATTAAGGGTTTCACTGACAATAAAGGGGCGATTTCGTCTTGAAATAAAAGATTTATCTGCTGCAATTTTTGTTAAGGTTTCACCTAAAAATTTCGTATGTTCTAGACTCACGCTGGTTAAAACACTGACTATAGGAGAGAGACAATTTGTGCTGTCATAATGACCACCTAAACCGACTTCACAGACAAGAAACTCAATTTGTTGATGTAAAAAAATTTGAAATGCTGTTGCTGTTGTGAGCTCAAAGAAACTCGCATCAGGTAAATATTTTTTTGATTTTTCTATAGTAATAAAAAGGAATTCTTCTAATAATTTTTCATCAATGGGTTTGCCATTGATCCGGATACGTTCTGTTGGATGAATTAAATGTGGTGAAGTGTAAAGCCCCGTTTTACAGCCATGCTTTCGCATGATCGATTCGATAAACGCGGAAGTAGTTCCCTTTCCATTGCTGCCTGAAACTAAAACCGTAGGTATATTGATAATGCCATTGCACAAATCATCTTGTAGTAAAATTTGTAAACGGTGAGCCCCACGAATGATCGTGCCCCAAGACCTATCAAAATAAGCGTCGAGAGAAGATTTTTTTTCAACCTTTTTTAGGCTTGGTAAATGATATTTCATATTTTTTTAAACTTATTAGTGCGAATTATTTTGAGACATTGCTACATATAATGTTTAATGTTCTCGTAATAATTTCTTTCATTTCTTGTCTTCTAATAATGCGATCGACAACACCATGCTCAAAACAAAATTCAGCTGTTTGGAAATTATCTGGTAATTTTTGGCGAATGATATTTTCAATGACGCGTCTTCCCGCAAAGCCAATGGTTGATTTGGGTTCGGCGTAATTAATATCCCCGAGCATTGCAAAACTTGCGGCAACACCACCGGTGGTGGGATCGCATATAACACTTATAAAAGGAATGCCTGCTTCTTTATGTAAAGCCACGGCAGCCGAAGTTTTTGCCATTTGCATTAAAGAAATGAGACCTTCATGCATACGTGCGCCACCGCTACTACAGACTAAAATAACTGGCATATTGAGTTTGCGTGCCCGCGTGAATAGGCGATAAATGCGTTCGCCCACAACAGAGCCCATGCTGCCACCCATCCAAAAAAAGTCGAGAACACCAATAGCGATGGGACGGCCATTTATTTTTCCGGCTCCCGTGATAATGGCGTCATACTTTTTTGTTTTCTTTGCCATATTTGAAAGGCGCTCCGCATAAGAACGTCCATCATCAAAATTCAACGGATTTGTGCTGCAAAGAGTGTGATCCCACTCAAAAAATGTATTATTATCTATGAGAAGTTCAATGCGTTGTTCGCCGGGGAGCCTATGATGATAGCTGCATGTGGGGCAAACAAGATTGTTTTCTTCAAGATCGGATAATAAAACGATCTCAGAGCATGTGGGACATTTTTCCCAGACGCCACTCGGTAAGGCTTTTTTTTCAGATACATCTTGAAGTTTTGCTGGCTCGCGTGACAACCATCCCATGTAAGTAACCTCCTCGACAGAATACGGTGGGTAGTCCATAACAAAGAGCGAGCATAAGGTCAAAAACGCGCGCTCGCT is a window encoding:
- a CDS encoding bifunctional folylpolyglutamate synthase/dihydrofolate synthase; the protein is MKYHLPSLKKVEKKSSLDAYFDRSWGTIIRGAHRLQILLQDDLCNGIINIPTVLVSGSNGKGTTSAFIESIMRKHGCKTGLYTSPHLIHPTERIRINGKPIDEKLLEEFLFITIEKSKKYLPDASFFELTTATAFQIFLHQQIEFLVCEVGLGGHYDSTNCLSPIVSVLTSVSLEHTKFLGETLTKIAADKSFISRRNRPFIVSETLNKEALMGVKETTAITGAIVCHAKDKQPNLYENLLQKIARVDNNISYHFAKLNLINLRTALCAVEQIKEEFKNQFQKLIPLNEISLEQAILNTEWPGRFDIRMIHNRSVIFDASHNPDGFKYFLNEYEKSIFSNKKCVLIFASLNDKDWKSTLNLLPKIASSIIFTEVPSNRAQIASEFLSYINENNNKEELISNYQNLSCFTIPNYELALETAMNQFPDLPLVITGSIAFIGMAMDRFGLEFHRGME
- the accD gene encoding acetyl-CoA carboxylase, carboxyltransferase subunit beta, which translates into the protein MGWLSREPAKLQDVSEKKALPSGVWEKCPTCSEIVLLSDLEENNLVCPTCSYHHRLPGEQRIELLIDNNTFFEWDHTLCSTNPLNFDDGRSYAERLSNMAKKTKKYDAIITGAGKINGRPIAIGVLDFFWMGGSMGSVVGERIYRLFTRARKLNMPVILVCSSGGARMHEGLISLMQMAKTSAAVALHKEAGIPFISVICDPTTGGVAASFAMLGDINYAEPKSTIGFAGRRVIENIIRQKLPDNFQTAEFCFEHGVVDRIIRRQEMKEIITRTLNIICSNVSK
- a CDS encoding LptA/OstA family protein, with protein sequence MKKKKSSIKYLLTCLSSLCLIHPLFHHKNIFAQNIFSSSQIPNLVYYDANNLMINKNSQSFILDGDAVILLGNIYLSANKIIIQKSIGLITAEGNVNLINKKQKAVAARVLYDINTKQLRMDDAQIFSNPNVTDDAVSEETLGLSMAEVAFEKAKENRTQEIENQLKYIREEYSQIQNLKNIKKSKDTELNSKLSDLAKKYSRLLARLARTQYQPNAILAALPEKERDKLLERRQAVEKFNKENPQIVNQIANFSAIKGYVKIAASEILQKDSNTLILNNAIVTPCNCSSLNEPPIYEFSSEKAHIEVDNYITMRDVTVDFFSIPIIYSPWLKFPIKTKRETGFLIPSSYVSNNAGSATTVPFFIVLGNSADSTVTYEYFTQRGSQFSGEFRLQLEKDSQLKTEVKYIKDKTYQNNWATNSTLVEQAIANTTDPATISMYNGFRGSNLSSRWYSGNSINLPLLERFSLKINAQLVSDNTYLSDYSANNSNINPTATVYGDTSSASRRFLNQEVNGEYYGDNIVLSVRGQGMKDLFAMNLSSTPIRMPLLEFTLLPDRYFNTPFVFSNNSSFENIYRSNGHNFIPISQNVFSPQAPSTSQTGSYVPNGPKNVKDPYAQGNRAFTASTISLPLPVNDYINADISTTASGTQYYFPDSAPYSKIQPYIGYLQYKGHLDLPIYAKLNLNSNENSGIQNITQNFTPFLDINYIPEVQRSVNLPNTYQLWYAQDNVVSTATVTLGATTSWTIKKEEWVESKEPITHLPLNQDPGVANLSFFNELVKENDLNISPDSKGIFQFSSDAEANEIFDLWAKKELNNYAQKISDSEFKQNYIWPKGNYFTKKIAWQMTPLSITVSTGYNLLANKTADEINANAGTTFSPVPPQSYTDIVATAVVNLNPILPFQVNLNTSYSQYYHRINTFGGNVNATLPYGLGLNYSYNEQFVIDPTNSVSNSFIKKTQQTASMTYAPLKWLQFGYQWSESTDPTAVTTDLSAGRAYASSQNISLMNLQDCLDVVFARNKAAGIPESQATYVISLNFKFFGYSYPTGQLGGYVNRNFQN